Within Sphingopyxis sp. MWB1, the genomic segment ACCTCGACGGCAACGGTGTTGAGCTGACTTCCGCGTCCGAGTCGGAAGCCTTTTTCGATTTCGAAGGAGATGGATATCGCGAGAGGACGGGATGGGTCCGTGGAAACGACGGTCTCCTCGTCTTCGACCGCAACAGCAATGGCATCATCGATGACGGCAGCGAGCTATTCGGTGGCCAGAACGTCGATGGCTTCGATGCACTAGGCCTTCTCGACACTAACGGTGATGGACGGATTGACGCGGCCGACGCCGAGTTCGCTTCGCTGAAGGTCTGGCGGGATTTGAACGGTGATGGACTGACCGACGCCGATGAGCTTGTAACTTTGCAGGAGGTCGGAATCACATCGTTGGATCTTAACACTGTTGCGGTCGGTCAGACGAGAGCTGGAAACTATGTCGCTAGATCAGGCGCTGTTAATTTCGCGGACGGGCACTCGACAACTGCGGAGAGCGTATATTTTTCAGTGAACGCCCAGCAGACGGTCTACGTTCCGCCCGAAGGCTTTGAGTATGTAGAAACTGCACTCTGGCTTCCCAATCTTAGAGGCTATGGCACCGTCAAGGATCTCGCAGTTGCAACATCCCTCGACAGCGCTCTTCGCGCCGATCTTGAAGCGTTGGTCCGTTCAAGCGACAACCTGTCCGCAGGGGCGCTACGGTCGCAGTTTACGGACTTGGTACAGCAATGGGTCAATCCCACCGGTTACGCTCCAGGCAGCCGGGGCAGCATCGTCGATTATGATAAACTTGCTATTCTGGAGGCATTTTGGGGCGAACCCTTCTGGGAGCAGGTCGTCACGTCCGGCGGAGCGCAAATCATCGACAGGCTTTTTGATGATTTGATCGATGGGATGTTCAGCCGTTTTGTTGTTCAAGCCAGCACCTCTTATTTCGCGCTGGAAATGATCGCCGGGAACGAACCCAACTTCTTCGAGCACTCGCTATCGGCTTTCGCGGTGTTTAGCTATGATCATGAAACCGATACGCTAGACGGACGCCTTGATCTCTTCCTAGGTCTGGCCACCGTTCTTCTTGATGGGAGCGAAAGCGAGCAACATGCTGCTCTAGAACGGCTAATTGACTTTAGTCCTTATCTCAGCAAAGCTCTGTTTGACGGACAGGCCGATTATTTTCAGCGCTACCTCGCTGGTATGATCAATGACGAGACGAACGCCAGCAGCCTGTCGTCAGGTGACATCTACTCGCTCATCATGCGCGACGCCATTTTTGGCGATCAAGGCGACAACGTAATCAGCGCAGCTACAAGCAATAAAGGGAATGCGCTCTTCGGTTATGAGGGTCATGATATCCTTCAGGGACGTAGCGGAGCAGATATCCTCGTGGGCGGAACTGGCGACGACATCCTTTCGGGTAACGGCGGCGATGACATATACGTGTATGATCTTGGCGACGGCAACGATACAATCCAAGATTACAACGGCAACGGAGGTTGGGGTGGAGACGACGCCATTCATCTTGGAGATGGCATCCTGCCAAGCGAAGTGATTGTTTCTCAGGCGAACGGCGGCCGTGATCTGGTGCTAACCTTCATCGACGGCGGTTCGATCACGATCAAGGAAACGATGGTCAACGGCGACAACCGCGTGGAACGGGTCGTTTTTGCCGACGGTACGACTTGGAATCATGCCGAGTTGGTCAGCCGATCCGTCGCTGCGAACAGCGGCAACGACGTGCTGTACGGCAGCTACGACAGCGAGACGATCGCTGGGGGTGCGGGCAACGACACGATCTATGGTCGTTCTCTTATACAC encodes:
- a CDS encoding calcium-binding protein, with amino-acid sequence MKLWEIIMTCPSDGSNLADTVKGLVRSLENYPGMGGFIGKGLSANMDGTPFRPGMGDFASAVGISSLPHAAVGQAYVNAGRKVAGTAIAQYPQVASIQSAAENARQQARDYRDNVDRNPNGGPGQCDDPNDPNDPNDPNDPNDPNNPNPNPNDPNRPPLPGDPRYPGSTPPWAPNPGRPAGGPPGSRPPIPIDPIVIDLDGNGVELTSASESEAFFDFEGDGYRERTGWVRGNDGLLVFDRNSNGIIDDGSELFGGQNVDGFDALGLLDTNGDGRIDAADAEFASLKVWRDLNGDGLTDADELVTLQEVGITSLDLNTVAVGQTRAGNYVARSGAVNFADGHSTTAESVYFSVNAQQTVYVPPEGFEYVETALWLPNLRGYGTVKDLAVATSLDSALRADLEALVRSSDNLSAGALRSQFTDLVQQWVNPTGYAPGSRGSIVDYDKLAILEAFWGEPFWEQVVTSGGAQIIDRLFDDLIDGMFSRFVVQASTSYFALEMIAGNEPNFFEHSLSAFAVFSYDHETDTLDGRLDLFLGLATVLLDGSESEQHAALERLIDFSPYLSKALFDGQADYFQRYLAGMINDETNASSLSSGDIYSLIMRDAIFGDQGDNVISAATSNKGNALFGYEGHDILQGRSGADILVGGTGDDILSGNGGDDIYVYDLGDGNDTIQDYNGNGGWGGDDAIHLGDGILPSEVIVSQANGGRDLVLTFIDGGSITIKETMVNGDNRVERVVFADGTTWNHAELVSRSVAANSGNDVLYGSYDSETIAGGAGNDTIYGRSLIHI